Genomic window (Erythrolamprus reginae isolate rEryReg1 chromosome 3, rEryReg1.hap1, whole genome shotgun sequence):
CTTTTACACagcctatttttatttattgaaattcAGAGGCAGCCCAAGTCCAAACAACCCTGGATGTtttacaattaaaattaaaaggaatcataaaacaacaaaaaagaagcaGGCATATTACAAAAAGTACAGTATAACAAAAGGCAATTGATTGGTTCAATATCCACCCTACTCCCAAGTCTTGAAAAACATTCTAAACTTGACATCTAAATGAGGGGTTTGGTACCAGAGAATAAAACATGGCTTAGTTCTCTATTTTCTCCTAGATACGTAAAGGGCCCACAATCAGATAGCATTTTAACTAGACTAAATGATTATGTGAGATTCATTGACCATATTATTGCAAGCAACATCAGTAATGAATTGTTATAGTAGCTTTAGAAAAAAAGATTAATAATGGAGATTCTATACAGAAACTGTAAGATTACACCTGTAAGAGTGAGCCCTTTTTCATTAGCTATTGGTAATTCCAATACAtacaatatataaattaaaatgcaTGATTTCAATTTAATTTCAAAATTCACTTTCCATTTTCCATTATTACTTCCTGCAGcttgattatttttaaattttaaaatgaccTGTAACTAacgactattttttaattaacaatGATCGTGAAGTGAAAATTCAAACATTTGTAAACATTAGATATCGGTAAACATCAAAATCACAAATGTTTACTTTTTTATCCAGAACAGAGCAGAAAGTCATACATCACCATATGTTATGCTCCCTTCTTTCCCAAGAAACCAGAAGCCTTATTCCCTATTGTATTACACTCTTATTTTACAGAGGACAAAATTCAGCATATCTTTCCTTTTTCATCAAGGAAACTGAATTGCCAACCTGCATGGAACTGTGTTTTCAAAGTATATGCACATAATTGCACATTATTAAATATTAGTACAAATTTGGTCAGGTTCAAATGGGTTGCAACTCAACAAACAATATAAGGACTTCCATTGATGGATCTAAAAAAGGCATTTCATTTGTGCCAGTCTGAAGCCTACATATTGAGGCCATGTTTTAAGTCTACATATTGAGGAACTTGGAAAGTTATTTAGAATGTGGTGTAATCAGGTGCCTGGGAGCCACTTTTGGTCACCTCGGAGCATTTCATTCATGAGAAACACGGTCCAAGGCCacataaaaactttttttatcaTCCAAGCAGTGCCAGCCAATAGGGCCAATTTCACAGTCTGCACAGATTAGGAACTTGACATTTCCAACATCCTTGGTAAAGCCAAcgttttcaaaagaaaacatgTCCTCGACTAGCCAGTGGTCCTGCAAGACATCCCCTTCTAGCTCACCGTTTGTCACCAAAGCGGTCTTCTTCTTCATAGCAGGAAGAAACAGCTGTCAAATAACAAAATGTttgttattactgtattttgtcaTATAAGAAAATAACAAATGTTTGTGATTACTGAGCCACTGTAGGGAGTTGGTGAGGATAATGGTGGGGACCTTGGTTCAAGTTTCTACTTAATCACATTTACAATGTGTCTTTGGGCCAAACCAACCCATACTAGTAGATTACTGAGAGCGAGAAATGAGGAGACCCCAAAACCAGATAGTTTGGGATACAAtttggggattggaggctaaaacatatgaagaacagttgcagaaactgggcatggctagtttaatgaaaagaaggaccaggggagaaaggatagcactgttccaatatctcaggggttgccacaaagaagagggagtcaaactattctccaaagctcctgaggatagaacaagaagcaatgggtggaaactaaacaaggagagaaccgACTTAGAActaaaagaaatttcctgacagaataattaatcagtgaaacagcttgcttccagaagttgtaaatgctgcaaccctggaagcttttaagatgttggataatcatctgtctgatgTAAGGTTTTCTGCCTAaacgggattggactagaagacctctaaggtcccttccaactctgttatcatcatcatcatcaccacaatcatcattattattatagcagCATAATGGAGAGGGGGAGTTCCAGGACGGTGTCAAATACAAAGCTGGCAGGGCGTTTCCGCGAGGCAGGCCTTAGGTTGCAGAAGGACAAATCGAAACAATTTCTCATCCTCAGAAAGGTTAGCTTTCTTTAATTAAAACCACCTGTCGATCAAGGAATTGGCAACTCCGATTTCATCCGAGGCTGGAAGTTGCACGGGGGCGGAGAGCCCCCTTGGGTGGCTAGTACCACTACGGACTACAGCACAGCGGGCGGGCCGAATACGCCCTACCTCTCTGCGTGTGAAGGTTGCAGCTCCGGGCAAAAGGACGCGGGAACCGCAGCGCTGGCAAAGCACGGCTTTGCGGTTCCGCCCACTCGAGCACACAAGCTCCTCCGGTCCCAGGGCTGCCGCTTCCATCGCCAAACTGGGCGCCGCCATATTTACGCAGGCGCAGATAGAGCCAGGGAGG
Coding sequences:
- the RABIF gene encoding guanine nucleotide exchange factor MSS4 produces the protein MAAPSLAMEAAALGPEELVCSSGRNRKAVLCQRCGSRVLLPGAATFTRRELFLPAMKKKTALVTNGELEGDVLQDHWLVEDMFSFENVGFTKDVGNVKFLICADCEIGPIGWHCLDDKKSFYVALDRVSHE